The following are from one region of the Candidatus Dependentiae bacterium genome:
- the secA gene encoding preprotein translocase subunit SecA → MAGLLAKIFGTDNARQLKRLQPIVDQINAFEPHISSLPDEQLALKTNEFREQLAQGKHLDDILPEAFAVVREVSKRKLGQRHYDVQLIGGIVLHQGKIAEMKTGEGKTLTATLPLYLNALTGKGVHLVTVNDYLARRDSEWMSPIYTFLGLTVGCLQNSMHDHERKKVYNTDILYATNNELGFDYLRDNMKFRLDDYVQRDLNYAIVDEVDSILIDEARTPLIISGSTEGASALYDRADQAVRKLKKTEDYEIDEKARSVQMTELGNDKIEAFFNIENLYDIENINLLHHATQALKAHTLFKIDVDYVVKDNEVLIVDEFTGRILSGRRYSDGLHQALEAKEGVDIEKESQTLASITLQNYFRLYKKLAGMTGTAATEAEEFYNIYKLNVVSIPTNRAMVRADKPDLIFLGQQAKFKAIVEDVKERHAKGQPVLIGTIAIETSELLSSVFKMQGLPHDVLNAKQHEREAEIVEHAGEAGHITIATNMAGRGTDIKLTEEAKQAGGLYILGTERHESRRIDNQLRGRSGRQGDPGESRFYISLEDNLIRIFAGDSLKKNMQRFGMEEDEVIESSIVSKTIERAQEKVEKHNFEIRKHLIEYDDVLNQQRIAVYSYRRNILEGDERLYDLVRDLIFGAVTDLISWHSQDRAITPAQIDAVIEDLVKMTGLPQSMFMNLSKANSDEFEKDLSNVLLEQYALYRSQQVQDVIKDAEKWLMLETIDQAWKQHMLNLDTLKEGINLRSWGQKNPLVEYKREAFAMFQDMMSSVRQDIVRHIFHLNLERFNAHELEKKRERELEQLNMISSDTSGDGAQQEQASADKTGRNDPCPCGSGKKYKKCHGAQN, encoded by the coding sequence ATAGCAGGACTACTCGCCAAAATTTTTGGCACCGATAACGCCCGTCAGTTAAAACGTCTACAACCAATTGTTGATCAAATCAACGCATTTGAGCCACATATCAGCAGTTTGCCCGACGAGCAACTTGCACTAAAAACAAATGAATTCCGTGAGCAGTTAGCACAAGGCAAGCATCTTGACGATATTTTGCCAGAAGCATTTGCCGTGGTTCGTGAAGTTTCAAAACGTAAGCTTGGCCAGCGTCATTACGATGTCCAGCTTATTGGTGGCATTGTATTGCATCAAGGTAAAATTGCTGAAATGAAAACCGGTGAAGGTAAAACATTAACCGCAACATTGCCACTCTATTTAAACGCATTGACTGGCAAGGGCGTACATTTAGTGACGGTGAATGATTATCTTGCACGACGTGACTCTGAGTGGATGAGTCCTATCTACACCTTCTTAGGTCTTACTGTTGGTTGTTTGCAAAACTCTATGCATGACCACGAACGCAAAAAAGTTTATAACACTGATATTCTCTATGCAACCAATAACGAACTTGGGTTTGATTATTTACGTGATAACATGAAATTCCGTTTAGACGATTATGTGCAACGTGATCTTAATTATGCAATCGTCGATGAAGTTGACTCTATTTTGATTGACGAGGCCCGAACGCCACTCATTATTTCTGGTTCAACTGAAGGTGCTAGTGCATTGTATGATCGGGCTGATCAAGCAGTACGTAAGCTCAAAAAAACTGAAGATTATGAGATTGACGAAAAAGCTCGCTCAGTACAAATGACTGAATTGGGTAACGATAAGATTGAAGCATTTTTTAATATTGAAAATTTATATGATATCGAAAACATTAATTTGCTGCATCATGCTACTCAAGCATTAAAAGCGCATACTTTGTTTAAGATTGATGTTGATTACGTTGTAAAAGACAATGAAGTGTTAATCGTTGATGAGTTCACTGGTCGTATATTATCAGGTAGGCGCTACAGTGATGGTTTGCACCAAGCGCTTGAAGCAAAAGAAGGCGTTGATATTGAAAAGGAAAGTCAAACACTGGCATCCATTACTTTGCAAAATTACTTTAGATTGTATAAAAAGTTGGCAGGCATGACTGGTACAGCTGCAACAGAAGCAGAAGAGTTTTACAACATTTATAAATTGAATGTTGTTTCAATTCCTACAAACAGAGCAATGGTTCGTGCCGATAAACCAGACCTTATTTTCTTGGGCCAACAAGCTAAATTCAAAGCAATTGTTGAAGATGTCAAAGAGCGCCATGCCAAAGGTCAACCCGTTTTGATTGGCACTATTGCCATTGAAACATCAGAGCTTTTAAGCAGTGTTTTTAAGATGCAAGGCTTGCCGCATGATGTACTCAACGCCAAGCAGCATGAGCGAGAAGCAGAGATTGTTGAGCATGCGGGTGAAGCTGGACACATTACGATTGCAACCAACATGGCCGGTCGTGGTACCGATATTAAGCTGACAGAGGAAGCAAAACAAGCTGGCGGACTCTATATTTTAGGTACTGAGCGTCATGAAAGCAGACGTATTGATAACCAGCTGCGTGGACGTTCTGGTCGTCAAGGTGACCCGGGCGAATCGCGTTTTTATATTTCGCTTGAAGATAATTTGATTCGTATTTTTGCTGGTGATTCTTTGAAGAAAAACATGCAACGTTTTGGCATGGAAGAAGACGAAGTTATCGAATCATCGATTGTTTCCAAGACTATTGAACGTGCACAAGAAAAAGTTGAAAAGCATAATTTTGAAATTCGCAAACATTTAATCGAATATGATGATGTGCTCAATCAGCAGCGTATTGCGGTATACAGCTATCGCCGCAATATTTTAGAAGGCGATGAGCGGTTGTACGATTTAGTGCGCGATCTTATTTTTGGTGCTGTAACCGATTTAATTTCATGGCATTCTCAAGATCGTGCTATTACTCCTGCCCAAATTGATGCAGTGATTGAGGATCTTGTCAAAATGACGGGATTGCCACAATCCATGTTTATGAACCTCAGCAAAGCTAACAGCGATGAATTTGAAAAAGATTTGAGCAATGTATTGCTTGAACAGTATGCATTGTATCGAAGCCAACAAGTGCAAGATGTTATTAAAGATGCTGAAAAATGGTTAATGCTAGAAACGATAGATCAAGCATGGAAACAGCATATGCTCAATCTTGATACGTTAAAAGAAGGCATCAACTTACGTAGCTGGGGACAAAAAAATCCACTGGTTGAATATAAGCGCGAAGCCTTTGCGATGTTCCAAGATATGATGAGCAGTGTGCGTCAAGACATTGTGCGTCACATCTTCCACCTTAACTTGGAGCGATTCAATGCACATGAGCTTGAAAAGAAACGTGAACGTGAATTGGAACAACTTAATATGATTTCGAGTGACACGAGTGGTGATGGCGCTCAGCAAGAACAAGCTTCTGCAGATAAAACTGGCAGAAACGATCCTTGTCCTTGTGGTTCTGGCAAGAAATATAAAAAATGCCATGGCGCACAAAATTAA
- the galE gene encoding UDP-glucose 4-epimerase GalE, producing MFIIYLILALIGSTMHANNTKPALLITGGAGYIGSHTALLMSEKYQIIILDSLLHEQPFDHPWATLIKADIADTNILHDIFTRYNIQAVMHFAAFIEVGRSVKEPLAFYENNVTKTLKLLEVMLAHNVKNFIFSSSCAVYGIPQSLPLTEIHPKNPISPYGSTKLIVEMALKELNVAHGLNFVALRYFNAAGLLPNVNLGEHHKPETHVIPLLLQAAQSNTPFYIFGDDYPTTDGTCIRDFLHVQDIADAHAKALEYLQAGNKSDFFNLGTGNGYSVRELIDTTEQITNTTIKTIVHQRRAGDPAVLVADPSHALNSLGWKAQYSDLTYIVRTAWENVVLSDHTDQEKEMTR from the coding sequence ATGTTCATCATTTATTTAATTCTAGCTCTTATAGGTAGCACTATGCATGCAAACAACACCAAACCGGCATTGCTCATCACGGGTGGAGCAGGTTACATTGGCTCCCATACCGCATTATTAATGTCAGAAAAGTACCAGATTATTATTCTTGATAGCCTTCTGCATGAACAGCCCTTTGACCATCCATGGGCAACGCTTATTAAGGCTGATATAGCCGACACCAATATTCTCCATGACATTTTTACCCGCTATAACATTCAGGCAGTTATGCATTTTGCTGCTTTTATTGAAGTTGGCCGTTCGGTTAAAGAGCCCTTGGCGTTTTACGAAAATAACGTAACCAAAACGCTAAAATTGCTTGAAGTCATGTTGGCGCACAACGTAAAAAACTTTATATTTTCATCCAGCTGTGCGGTGTATGGCATTCCCCAAAGCTTGCCGCTCACTGAAATCCACCCCAAAAATCCTATCAGCCCCTATGGCTCAACCAAACTTATTGTCGAAATGGCACTTAAAGAGCTCAATGTCGCCCATGGCCTAAATTTCGTCGCCTTACGTTATTTTAATGCAGCCGGCTTGCTTCCAAACGTAAACCTTGGCGAGCACCATAAGCCAGAAACCCATGTAATTCCCCTATTATTACAGGCAGCGCAAAGTAACACCCCGTTTTATATCTTTGGTGACGATTACCCAACCACAGATGGCACCTGTATTCGAGACTTCTTGCATGTTCAGGACATTGCCGATGCGCATGCCAAAGCGCTGGAATATCTGCAAGCGGGTAATAAATCTGATTTTTTCAACCTAGGGACCGGCAATGGTTACTCAGTACGGGAACTCATAGACACAACTGAGCAAATCACCAACACGACCATCAAAACTATCGTTCATCAACGACGCGCAGGCGACCCGGCAGTGCTTGTTGCTGACCCGAGCCATGCTCTGAATTCCCTGGGCTGGAAGGCACAGTATTCTGATTTGACTTATATTGTACGAACTGCGTGGGAGAATGTTGTATTGTCTGACCACACAGATCAAGAGAAAGAAATGACACGGTAA
- the pgeF gene encoding peptidoglycan editing factor PgeF: MLHTNPLFLIYFGNAKDQLMPAFYLNLLDQPLLTLAPFSNLKKSMHLEYLQFLHQTHSDQGTVIGKKNIEALRPFKQNGDFLVTNVSHVGIGVMTADCLPIVLHDRLANVVAVVHAGWRGAVIGVAVKALERMREEYGTDPQNVVVFFGPSAKACCYKVGDDFESSLAGFAYSDKVMQKHGDNWYFDLPGFNRLQLEAAGIKKEAFHLNYNYCTMCDHSFYSYRRQGEQAGRQMTVVCLR; encoded by the coding sequence TTGCTCCATACTAACCCTCTTTTTCTAATCTATTTTGGCAATGCTAAAGATCAGTTAATGCCTGCTTTTTATCTTAATCTTCTCGATCAACCTCTGTTGACCCTGGCGCCCTTTTCTAATCTTAAAAAAAGTATGCATCTTGAGTATTTGCAGTTTTTGCATCAAACGCACAGCGATCAGGGTACGGTTATAGGTAAAAAAAATATTGAAGCATTACGTCCTTTTAAGCAAAATGGCGATTTCTTAGTAACAAATGTATCTCATGTGGGCATTGGGGTCATGACAGCCGACTGTTTGCCCATTGTATTGCATGACCGTTTAGCCAATGTTGTTGCCGTGGTTCATGCTGGGTGGCGCGGTGCGGTTATTGGCGTGGCAGTAAAAGCATTAGAGCGTATGCGTGAAGAATATGGGACTGACCCTCAAAACGTAGTCGTTTTTTTTGGTCCATCGGCTAAAGCCTGCTGTTATAAGGTTGGGGATGACTTTGAATCAAGCTTAGCAGGGTTTGCTTATAGCGACAAAGTAATGCAAAAGCATGGCGATAATTGGTATTTTGATTTGCCAGGGTTTAATAGGCTTCAGTTAGAAGCTGCTGGCATCAAAAAAGAAGCGTTCCATCTTAATTATAACTATTGCACCATGTGCGACCATTCTTTTTATTCTTATCGACGCCAGGGCGAACAAGCTGGGCGCCAAATGACGGTCGTTTGTTTGCGTTAA
- a CDS encoding DEAD/DEAH box helicase, whose protein sequence is MITFKDLSLSPEIQKALDSLGFTNPTEIQQKAIPTLLGADKVDFLGQAQTGTGKTLAFGIPLIQKINPKSKHVQALIVAPTRELVIQIRDSLRQITKFTEYISIEAIYGGVSMVEQIQALKRGVHIVVGTPGRLNDHLRRKILALDQLQTLVLDEADTMLDMGFKEEVDEIMECMPDNRQIWLFSATIKSGINDLMRSHMKDTVSVLVNRQDAAVSTTKQYFSLVPRQNRMESLFRFIDSAPEFYGFIFCQTKILTAEVAEKLALRGYTVSALHGDMSQAQRNLVIKRFKKKEFAVLVATDVAARGIDVSDATHVINFSLPDDQESYVHRIGRTGRAGKEGIAITFVTQGDLRRLRMTANKFKFEIQAIEVPRIDAIVAKQQDKAMTSLVDASKKLNATNQFIDQLYSKVNAYSKEDLTFAMTNALYEKFLSATIPNKDMVFPSSAAASSYSSSSYGQGAASDEQALSEFFINVGEDDGISKADIANFLVSSDKINNNDIKKVKILHKHTFAVVPEQFAQEVVDALKDKQLNGKRVHINITNEVPDMSGGRGHGGGRERGGDRGGERRSFSRPSRDFNGGDRGDSRGGFERKPSRGRFGAERSEGSRSSHSRF, encoded by the coding sequence ATGATTACATTTAAAGATTTATCACTGTCACCTGAGATTCAAAAAGCGTTGGATTCTTTAGGATTTACTAATCCTACCGAAATTCAACAAAAAGCTATTCCTACCTTGCTAGGAGCAGACAAAGTTGATTTCTTAGGACAAGCCCAAACCGGTACAGGTAAAACCCTTGCCTTTGGTATTCCGTTAATTCAAAAAATAAACCCAAAATCTAAGCATGTTCAAGCTCTTATTGTTGCACCAACACGCGAATTGGTTATCCAAATTCGTGACAGCTTACGCCAAATCACCAAATTTACCGAATATATTTCGATAGAAGCAATTTATGGCGGCGTTTCTATGGTTGAGCAAATCCAAGCTCTCAAACGCGGTGTTCACATTGTTGTGGGAACCCCAGGCAGATTGAATGATCACTTGCGCAGAAAAATTCTCGCACTAGATCAACTACAAACACTTGTGCTCGACGAAGCAGACACCATGCTTGATATGGGATTTAAAGAAGAAGTTGATGAGATTATGGAATGCATGCCAGACAACCGCCAAATTTGGTTGTTCTCAGCTACCATCAAATCAGGTATCAACGACTTGATGAGATCACACATGAAGGACACTGTTTCAGTTTTAGTAAACAGACAAGACGCTGCTGTTTCTACCACTAAACAATACTTCAGCTTAGTTCCACGTCAAAATCGCATGGAATCATTATTCCGCTTTATTGATAGTGCTCCTGAATTTTACGGCTTTATTTTCTGCCAAACAAAAATCTTAACAGCTGAAGTTGCTGAAAAACTTGCTCTACGCGGTTATACCGTAAGTGCATTGCATGGTGATATGAGCCAAGCACAACGTAACTTAGTTATTAAACGATTCAAGAAAAAAGAATTTGCAGTACTTGTAGCAACTGACGTTGCCGCTCGTGGTATTGACGTTTCTGACGCAACACACGTTATTAACTTCTCATTACCCGATGACCAAGAAAGCTATGTTCACCGTATTGGTAGAACAGGCAGAGCGGGCAAAGAAGGTATTGCAATTACTTTTGTAACACAAGGTGATTTACGTCGTCTTCGTATGACTGCTAACAAATTTAAATTTGAAATCCAAGCAATTGAAGTTCCTAGAATCGATGCTATTGTTGCAAAACAACAAGACAAAGCTATGACTTCACTTGTTGATGCTTCTAAGAAGCTGAACGCAACCAATCAATTTATTGATCAGTTGTACAGCAAGGTTAACGCCTACTCTAAAGAAGATCTAACTTTTGCTATGACCAATGCGCTGTACGAAAAGTTCTTAAGCGCAACAATTCCTAACAAAGATATGGTATTCCCATCGTCAGCAGCTGCATCATCTTATTCTTCATCATCATATGGCCAAGGCGCTGCATCTGACGAACAAGCATTGAGCGAGTTCTTCATCAACGTTGGCGAAGATGACGGAATCAGCAAAGCTGACATTGCTAACTTCTTAGTAAGCTCTGACAAGATCAACAATAACGACATTAAAAAAGTTAAGATCTTACACAAACATACTTTTGCTGTTGTTCCAGAACAATTTGCACAAGAAGTTGTTGACGCTCTTAAAGATAAACAACTAAACGGTAAACGTGTACACATAAACATTACCAACGAAGTGCCTGATATGTCAGGTGGTCGTGGTCATGGTGGCGGACGCGAAAGAGGCGGAGACAGAGGCGGCGAAAGACGTTCTTTCTCAAGACCTTCACGTGATTTCAATGGTGGCGACAGAGGCGACTCTCGTGGCGGCTTTGAACGCAAACCAAGCCGTGGTAGATTTGGTGCTGAAAGAAGCGAAGGCTCTCGTTCATCACACTCACGTTTTTAA